One window of the Streptococcus parasanguinis ATCC 15912 genome contains the following:
- a CDS encoding CPBP family intramembrane glutamic endopeptidase, translating into MKKGKIIQDIKTNTPWPVLISILFYVLLAFLFIEGGLWIGSELVGPFSLVIGFLVDFFSPGNGIASIQEFFYHYFLYYELFSFVIILFLFIFWVKVIEKNTLSSLGFVKRNWLKYLGWGIMFSLVQMGVIALVYQVSGIGSFELNELSLEPLLFILGLFPFWLLQGGTEEVATRGWLLTRIAARTNLPLAIAISSSLFGFLHLGNSGVTFLSVLNIVLDGVLAGLLLIYTDSIWLVVAQHGTWNYLQGNLLGFQVSGTGADVSIFSFTMGSGPDWLTGGEFGAEGSIITTLVLLLSLVIVYCLGERKEKFDD; encoded by the coding sequence ATGAAGAAAGGAAAGATCATTCAGGATATAAAAACTAACACCCCATGGCCAGTTCTTATTTCTATACTATTCTATGTATTATTAGCATTCCTCTTTATAGAAGGAGGACTTTGGATTGGTAGTGAACTTGTGGGGCCATTTTCCTTAGTGATCGGTTTTCTAGTGGACTTCTTTTCACCAGGAAATGGGATAGCAAGTATTCAAGAATTTTTCTACCATTATTTTCTCTATTATGAGCTCTTCAGTTTTGTAATCATTCTGTTCCTCTTTATTTTTTGGGTAAAGGTCATAGAGAAGAATACATTATCAAGCTTAGGCTTTGTAAAAAGGAATTGGCTTAAGTATCTAGGTTGGGGGATCATGTTTTCCCTTGTTCAAATGGGAGTGATCGCGCTTGTCTACCAAGTAAGTGGAATTGGGTCTTTTGAGCTTAATGAATTAAGTTTAGAACCCCTCCTCTTTATCCTCGGCTTATTCCCATTTTGGCTTCTCCAAGGGGGGACGGAAGAAGTGGCCACACGAGGTTGGCTCCTGACTCGGATTGCTGCAAGAACTAATTTGCCTTTAGCGATCGCGATTTCTAGTAGTCTCTTTGGCTTTCTTCATCTGGGAAATTCAGGAGTGACCTTCTTATCCGTACTGAATATTGTTCTTGATGGAGTGCTAGCTGGTCTTCTCCTTATCTACACCGATAGTATCTGGCTAGTGGTCGCCCAACACGGCACTTGGAACTATCTACAAGGAAATCTCCTTGGTTTTCAAGTCAGTGGGACGGGCGCAGATGTGTCTATCTTTAGCTTTACCATGGGTTCAGGACCTGACTGGTTGACCGGAGGGGAATTTGGAGCAGAAGGATCGATCATCACGACATTGGTTCTTCTTTTATCCCTAGTAATTGTCTATTGCTTAGGGGAGAGGAAAGAAAAGTTTGATGACTAA
- a CDS encoding amino acid ABC transporter substrate-binding protein/permease, with protein MKKKLLACLLFLFPFVAFAGHAHAETIKVVFDTAYAPFEFKDSDQTYKGIDVEILDKVAEINGWDLDKSFPGFDAAVNAVQAGQADAIMAGMTKTTEREKVFTMSDTYYDTKVVIATKKADKITKYSQLKGKTVGVKNGTAAQRFLDKNKDKYGYKIKTFDTGDLMYNSLSAGAVDAVMDDQPVIQYAIQKGQDLAINMDGEAVGGFAFGVKKGGNHEKLITEFNKALAQMKADGTLDEIIKKWTGESQSSSNSAVPETTTPAGQKATPKKSKYSISSDSSFAPFVFQNGKNKYTGIDMDLIKAIAKDQGFTIEIDNPGFDAAISDVQSGHAQGMIAGMTVTDARKETFDFSEPYYTANSILAVQESSKIDSYDDLKGKTVGVKNGTSSQNFLEENQKKYGYKIKTFSDGASMYDSLNSGSVAAIMDDEPVIKYAIKQGRKFKTPIEGTPSGQLAFAVKKGENPELIEMFNNGLANLKKSGQYQKILDKYLKSDSKSTSSTAVDETTIWGLLQNNYKQLLSGLGVTLALALLSFAIAMVIGVIFGMFSVSPYKWLRWTAEIFVDVIRGIPLMILAAFIFWGIPNLIESVTGHQSPINDFVAGTIALSLNAAAYIAEIVRGGIQAVPIGQMEASRSLGISYGKTMRKIILPQATKLMLPNFVNQFVIALKDTTIVSAIGLVELFQTGKIIIARNYQSFKMYAILAVFYLVIITLLTRFAKKLEKKVN; from the coding sequence ATGAAGAAAAAATTACTAGCATGTTTGCTTTTCTTATTTCCTTTCGTTGCATTCGCTGGTCATGCTCATGCTGAAACGATCAAGGTCGTTTTCGACACAGCATATGCACCGTTTGAATTTAAGGATTCAGATCAAACCTATAAAGGAATTGACGTAGAAATCTTGGACAAGGTCGCTGAAATCAATGGCTGGGATTTGGACAAATCCTTCCCGGGATTTGATGCAGCGGTCAATGCAGTTCAAGCTGGTCAAGCGGATGCCATCATGGCAGGGATGACCAAAACAACAGAACGTGAAAAAGTCTTCACCATGTCTGATACTTACTACGATACAAAAGTTGTCATTGCGACTAAAAAAGCTGACAAAATCACTAAGTACAGCCAATTAAAAGGGAAGACAGTCGGTGTTAAAAACGGCACTGCAGCCCAACGCTTCCTCGATAAAAATAAGGACAAGTACGGCTACAAGATCAAGACTTTTGATACTGGCGATCTCATGTACAACAGTTTATCAGCTGGTGCAGTGGATGCAGTCATGGATGATCAACCCGTCATTCAATATGCCATTCAAAAGGGTCAAGATCTAGCTATCAATATGGATGGGGAAGCAGTCGGTGGCTTTGCCTTTGGTGTTAAAAAAGGTGGAAATCATGAAAAGTTGATCACTGAATTTAACAAGGCTCTCGCTCAAATGAAAGCTGATGGAACACTTGATGAGATTATCAAGAAATGGACAGGTGAAAGCCAATCATCAAGTAACAGTGCCGTTCCAGAAACCACCACTCCTGCTGGTCAAAAAGCAACTCCTAAAAAATCAAAATATAGCATTTCAAGTGATTCTTCCTTTGCACCATTTGTCTTCCAAAATGGAAAAAACAAATACACAGGGATTGATATGGACTTGATCAAAGCTATTGCTAAAGACCAAGGATTTACCATCGAGATTGACAATCCTGGATTTGATGCTGCGATAAGTGATGTTCAATCCGGCCATGCGCAAGGAATGATCGCAGGGATGACTGTTACAGATGCTCGGAAAGAAACATTTGATTTTTCTGAACCATACTACACGGCCAATTCTATTCTAGCCGTTCAAGAAAGTAGCAAGATTGATTCTTATGATGACCTTAAAGGAAAGACAGTCGGTGTTAAAAACGGTACTTCCTCACAAAACTTCCTTGAAGAAAACCAAAAGAAATATGGTTACAAGATAAAAACGTTCTCTGACGGAGCTTCTATGTATGATAGTTTGAATTCTGGTTCTGTTGCGGCGATCATGGATGACGAACCTGTTATCAAATACGCTATTAAACAAGGACGTAAATTCAAAACACCTATCGAAGGTACTCCAAGTGGTCAACTAGCATTTGCCGTTAAAAAAGGAGAAAATCCTGAATTGATCGAAATGTTCAATAACGGGCTTGCAAACTTGAAGAAAAGTGGCCAATACCAAAAGATTCTTGATAAATACCTTAAATCAGATAGCAAATCTACTTCAAGTACAGCTGTAGATGAAACAACGATTTGGGGCTTGCTCCAAAACAATTACAAACAATTGTTAAGTGGTTTGGGTGTGACTCTAGCCCTTGCACTTCTCTCTTTCGCGATTGCTATGGTGATCGGTGTTATCTTTGGGATGTTTAGTGTTAGCCCTTATAAATGGCTCCGCTGGACAGCAGAAATCTTTGTCGATGTTATTCGTGGGATCCCATTGATGATCCTTGCTGCCTTCATCTTCTGGGGAATTCCAAACTTGATTGAATCGGTCACAGGTCATCAATCCCCAATCAACGACTTTGTCGCAGGTACTATTGCCCTCTCTCTCAATGCTGCTGCCTATATCGCAGAAATTGTCCGTGGGGGGATCCAAGCTGTACCGATTGGACAGATGGAAGCTAGCCGAAGCCTTGGGATCTCTTATGGCAAGACCATGCGTAAGATCATCTTGCCACAAGCAACCAAACTCATGCTTCCAAACTTTGTTAACCAATTCGTCATTGCCCTGAAAGATACGACTATCGTTTCTGCGATCGGATTGGTAGAACTCTTCCAAACTGGTAAGATCATCATTGCTCGAAACTACCAAAGTTTCAAGATGTATGCGATCCTTGCCGTCTTCTACCTCGTGATTATCACCTTGCTAACACGATTTGCAAAAAAATTAGAAAAGAAGGTTAACTAA
- a CDS encoding amino acid ABC transporter ATP-binding protein → MAKLKIDVHDLHKYYGENEVLKGISTKFYEGDVVCIIGPSGSGKSTFLRSLNLLEEVTKGQITVNGYDLTDPKTNVDLVRENIGMVFQHFNLFPHMSVLENIMFAPVEHKLMTREEAQKVGMELLEKVGLADKADANPNSLSGGQKQRVAIARGLAMNPDIMLFDEPTSALDPEMVGDVLNVMKELAEQGMTMIIVTHEMGFARQVANRVIFTADGEFLEDGKPDQIFDNPQHPRLKEFLDKVLNV, encoded by the coding sequence ATGGCTAAATTAAAAATTGATGTCCATGACCTCCACAAATACTATGGTGAAAATGAGGTCTTAAAAGGAATCTCAACAAAATTCTACGAAGGGGATGTGGTCTGCATTATTGGACCGTCCGGTTCTGGTAAATCGACCTTCCTTCGTAGTCTCAATCTCCTCGAAGAAGTGACAAAAGGTCAAATTACCGTAAATGGATATGATCTAACCGATCCGAAAACCAATGTTGATTTGGTCCGTGAAAATATCGGGATGGTTTTCCAACACTTCAACCTCTTCCCTCACATGAGCGTCCTTGAAAACATTATGTTTGCGCCAGTAGAGCACAAACTGATGACCCGTGAAGAAGCTCAAAAAGTTGGGATGGAATTGTTGGAAAAAGTTGGTCTCGCAGATAAAGCCGATGCCAATCCAAACAGCCTTTCCGGTGGTCAAAAACAACGTGTGGCTATCGCACGGGGACTTGCCATGAATCCAGATATTATGCTCTTTGACGAACCTACTTCTGCCCTTGACCCTGAGATGGTTGGAGATGTATTGAACGTTATGAAAGAGTTGGCAGAGCAAGGCATGACCATGATCATCGTTACCCACGAGATGGGATTTGCTCGCCAAGTAGCCAACCGCGTCATCTTCACAGCAGACGGTGAATTCCTTGAAGACGGCAAACCAGACCAAATCTTCGACAACCCCCAACACCCACGTTTGAAAGAATTCTTGGATAAGGTTCTAAACGTTTAA
- the asnS gene encoding asparagine--tRNA ligase produces the protein MMTKRITIIEVKDYVGQEVTIGAWVANKSGKGKIAFLQLRDGTAFFQGVAFKPNFIEKFGEEVGLEKFDTIKRLSQETSVFVTGIVKEDERSKFGYELDITDIEVIGESQDYPITPKEHGTDFLMDNRHLWLRSRKQVAVMQIRNAIIYATYEFFDKNGFMKFDSPILSGNAAEDSTELFETDYFGTPAYLSQSGQLYLEAGAMALGRVFDFGPVFRAEKSKTRRHLTEFWMMDAEYSYLTHDESLDLQEAYVKALLQGVLDRAPQALETLERDTELLKRYIAEPFKRITYDEAIDLLQEHENDEDADYEHLEHGDDFGSPHETWISNHFGVPTFVINYPADIKAFYMKPVPGNPDRVLCADLLAPEGYGEIIGGSMREEDYDALVAKMESLGMDRTEYEFYLDLRKYGTVPHGGFGIGIERMVTFAAGTKHIREAIPFPRMLHRIKP, from the coding sequence ATGATGACAAAACGGATTACTATCATCGAAGTAAAAGACTATGTTGGTCAAGAAGTGACCATCGGTGCTTGGGTGGCCAATAAATCAGGTAAAGGAAAAATTGCTTTCTTGCAATTGCGTGACGGAACTGCCTTTTTCCAAGGTGTAGCTTTCAAACCAAACTTTATCGAAAAATTCGGAGAAGAAGTGGGTCTTGAAAAATTTGACACCATCAAACGCTTGAGCCAAGAAACATCAGTGTTTGTGACTGGTATTGTCAAAGAAGACGAGCGTTCTAAATTTGGTTACGAATTGGATATTACGGACATCGAAGTCATCGGTGAATCTCAAGATTACCCAATCACTCCAAAAGAACACGGGACAGACTTCTTGATGGATAACCGCCACTTGTGGTTGCGTTCACGTAAACAAGTCGCTGTCATGCAAATCCGTAATGCTATTATCTATGCAACTTATGAGTTCTTCGATAAGAACGGTTTCATGAAGTTTGATAGTCCAATTCTTTCAGGAAATGCGGCGGAAGATTCAACTGAACTGTTTGAAACAGACTACTTTGGAACACCAGCCTACTTGAGCCAATCAGGTCAGCTTTATCTTGAAGCTGGTGCAATGGCCCTTGGTCGCGTCTTTGACTTTGGTCCAGTATTCCGTGCTGAAAAATCTAAGACTCGCCGTCACTTGACTGAGTTCTGGATGATGGACGCTGAGTACTCTTACTTGACACATGATGAATCACTTGACTTGCAAGAAGCATATGTCAAAGCTCTTCTTCAAGGTGTTTTGGATCGTGCTCCTCAAGCCTTGGAAACATTGGAGCGTGATACGGAGCTCTTGAAACGCTACATTGCTGAACCATTCAAACGCATCACTTACGATGAAGCGATTGATCTCTTGCAAGAGCATGAAAACGATGAAGATGCGGATTATGAGCATTTGGAACATGGAGACGACTTCGGTTCACCACATGAAACATGGATTTCAAACCACTTTGGTGTGCCAACCTTCGTGATCAACTATCCAGCTGACATCAAGGCCTTCTACATGAAGCCAGTTCCTGGTAACCCAGACCGCGTGCTTTGTGCCGACTTGCTCGCACCAGAAGGCTACGGAGAAATCATCGGTGGTTCAATGCGTGAGGAAGACTACGACGCTCTTGTTGCGAAGATGGAATCTCTTGGCATGGATCGGACAGAGTATGAATTCTACCTTGACCTTCGTAAATACGGTACAGTTCCACACGGTGGATTTGGTATTGGGATTGAACGGATGGTCACTTTCGCAGCTGGTACTAAACACATCCGTGAAGCCATTCCATTCCCACGTATGTTGCATCGTATCAAACCTTAA
- a CDS encoding ABC transporter ATP-binding protein — translation MSQKRPSYLKRLFRDFAHHPGLLILASLGTIAQVALTVWLPILIGHAVDLVINPQGMTVLWPVLIQMVLVIVANTLIQWINPLVYNQLVYRFSQSLRAEVMEKVHRLPLSYLDKQGSGDFVSRLTTDVEQLNSGLLMVFNQFFVGLLTILVTIVTMAELDFFMMVAVLVLTPLSLLIARFIAKRSYTLFQKQTKARGLQTQLIEESLTQESLIQSFNAQDQFRTTFKGTNESYANYSQSAVFYSSTVNPATRFVNALIYAVVAGFGAVRIISGSHFTVGQLVTFLNYVNQYTKPFNDISSVLSELQSALACAERLYSVLDQAEVEETGHQILESQDVKGAIGFEHVSFGYDLGRTLIKDLTIHVPAASKVAIVGPTGAGKSTLINLLMRFYPVNSGEITIDGVPITDYTRASYRQQFGMVLQETWLKVGTIHENIAFSRPDATREEVIEAAKAANADFFIRQLPKGYDTYLSDAGESLSQGQRQLLTIARVFLSVPKILILDEATSSIDTRTEVLIQDAFNQLMKGRTSFIIAHRLSTIQNADMILVMVDGDIVEHGTHEELMQAQGVYYKMQTAQQQIS, via the coding sequence ATGAGTCAAAAACGCCCTAGTTATTTAAAACGTCTGTTTAGAGATTTTGCTCACCATCCCGGGCTCCTGATTCTAGCTAGTCTCGGAACCATCGCTCAAGTGGCCTTAACGGTCTGGTTACCGATCCTGATCGGACATGCGGTTGATTTAGTCATCAATCCTCAAGGGATGACAGTCTTATGGCCTGTTCTGATCCAAATGGTTCTGGTCATTGTGGCCAATACCTTGATCCAATGGATCAATCCTCTTGTCTACAATCAATTGGTCTATCGGTTTAGCCAAAGCCTGAGGGCAGAAGTGATGGAAAAAGTACACCGATTGCCCTTGTCTTATCTAGATAAACAAGGGAGCGGGGACTTTGTCAGTCGTCTCACAACCGATGTAGAGCAACTTAATAGCGGTCTTCTCATGGTTTTTAACCAGTTCTTTGTAGGCCTCTTAACCATTCTTGTCACCATCGTGACCATGGCAGAATTGGATTTCTTTATGATGGTGGCGGTTCTGGTCTTGACCCCTTTATCCCTGTTGATTGCTCGTTTTATTGCCAAGCGTTCTTATACACTTTTCCAAAAGCAGACTAAGGCGCGTGGTCTTCAAACTCAGTTGATCGAAGAGTCCTTGACCCAGGAAAGTTTGATCCAGTCCTTTAATGCTCAGGATCAATTCCGTACGACTTTTAAGGGGACGAATGAAAGCTATGCCAATTATTCCCAATCCGCTGTCTTTTATTCCTCAACTGTCAACCCTGCCACTCGCTTTGTGAATGCCTTGATTTATGCGGTAGTGGCTGGATTTGGTGCTGTACGCATTATTTCGGGATCTCACTTTACTGTTGGTCAATTGGTGACCTTCCTCAATTATGTCAACCAATACACCAAGCCTTTTAATGATATCTCTTCTGTCTTGTCAGAACTCCAAAGTGCCCTTGCCTGTGCAGAGCGTTTGTACAGCGTCTTGGATCAAGCTGAGGTCGAAGAGACAGGCCATCAGATTCTGGAAAGTCAGGATGTCAAAGGTGCGATTGGTTTTGAGCATGTCTCATTTGGCTATGATTTGGGGCGGACCTTGATCAAAGATTTAACCATTCATGTTCCAGCTGCCAGTAAAGTGGCCATTGTAGGGCCTACAGGAGCAGGAAAATCGACCTTGATTAATCTGCTCATGCGTTTCTACCCTGTTAATTCTGGAGAGATCACGATTGATGGGGTACCAATTACGGACTATACTCGTGCTTCTTACCGCCAACAATTTGGTATGGTTCTGCAAGAAACCTGGCTCAAGGTCGGGACCATTCATGAAAATATCGCCTTTTCTCGTCCAGATGCAACTAGAGAAGAAGTCATAGAAGCAGCCAAAGCAGCCAATGCAGATTTCTTCATTCGGCAGTTGCCAAAAGGGTACGATACGTATCTTTCAGATGCTGGAGAGTCTTTGTCCCAAGGTCAACGCCAACTCTTAACGATTGCGCGGGTTTTCCTTTCAGTTCCTAAGATTTTGATCTTGGATGAGGCGACATCCTCCATCGATACTCGGACTGAGGTCTTGATTCAAGATGCCTTTAATCAACTCATGAAAGGACGGACCAGCTTTATCATTGCTCACCGCTTATCGACCATTCAAAATGCCGATATGATCCTTGTCATGGTGGATGGCGACATTGTTGAGCATGGTACTCATGAAGAGCTAATGCAAGCGCAAGGTGTTTACTACAAGATGCAGACAGCTCAGCAACAGATTAGTTAA
- a CDS encoding ABC transporter ATP-binding protein: MKSLLKYFKGYLWETFLGPVFKLLEAIFELCVPLIIAHLVDQVIPKKETSAVVMTVGVLFLFASFGVVVAITAQYFSSKAAVGFTREMTKDLYEKILSLPKDKRDRIGTSSLVTRLTSDTYQIQVGINQFLRLFLRAPIIVFGSILMAFTISPKLTLWFLGMVAILTLIIVIMSRIVNPLFSKIRNITDRMVTVTRQQFQGMRVIRAFGQQPGELEDFREVNQDYKIWQIRAGIWSSLVSPLTFLVVNTTLICVIWQGQLNISAGLLTQGMLVALVNYLLQILTELIKLAMLVTSLNVSYISAKRVQEIFDLKEEDLLEALLEETATEQEAISAQKVSFTYPTASSPALENISFVLDHGQMLGIIGGTGSGKSTLVQLLSHLYAVSQGKLALYHQGHSPRTLKEWREWVAVVPQKAELFRGTIRSNLLLGMEENLSDDDLWWALETAQAADFVREKEGQLDEPVEAFGRNFSGGQRQRLTIARALLKKASFLILDDSTSALDYLTEARLLKSIKEELSDTSLILVSQRTNSLKSADQILVLNKGHQVGLGNHDFLLSTNEIYQEIHYSQHGREEA; this comes from the coding sequence ATGAAATCATTATTGAAGTATTTTAAGGGCTATCTATGGGAAACTTTTCTAGGGCCCGTGTTTAAACTCTTAGAAGCTATTTTTGAATTGTGTGTCCCCTTAATCATCGCCCACTTAGTCGATCAGGTCATTCCGAAAAAGGAAACGAGCGCAGTGGTGATGACGGTCGGTGTTTTGTTTTTATTTGCGAGCTTTGGGGTTGTCGTAGCTATTACGGCCCAGTATTTTTCTTCTAAAGCAGCTGTCGGATTTACCCGCGAGATGACCAAGGATTTGTATGAGAAGATCTTATCGCTTCCAAAGGACAAGAGAGATAGGATCGGTACTTCTAGTTTGGTAACCCGTCTTACTTCTGATACCTATCAAATCCAGGTTGGGATCAACCAATTCTTGCGTCTCTTTTTGAGAGCACCGATTATTGTCTTTGGATCTATCCTCATGGCCTTCACCATCAGTCCTAAACTCACTCTTTGGTTCCTGGGGATGGTGGCGATTTTAACCCTGATTATCGTTATCATGTCTCGGATTGTCAATCCGCTCTTTTCCAAGATTCGGAACATTACAGACCGGATGGTTACGGTGACGCGTCAGCAATTTCAAGGGATGCGGGTGATTCGGGCCTTTGGACAACAGCCTGGTGAATTAGAAGATTTTAGAGAGGTCAATCAGGACTACAAGATTTGGCAAATTCGTGCTGGTATCTGGTCTAGTTTGGTGAGTCCCTTGACCTTCCTTGTGGTCAATACGACCTTGATTTGTGTCATTTGGCAGGGACAATTGAATATCTCTGCTGGCCTTCTAACCCAAGGGATGTTGGTCGCTTTGGTCAATTATTTATTACAAATTTTAACAGAATTGATCAAACTCGCTATGCTGGTTACGTCTTTAAATGTCAGCTATATTTCAGCCAAGCGTGTCCAAGAGATTTTTGATTTGAAGGAAGAAGACCTCTTAGAAGCTTTGCTAGAAGAAACTGCAACAGAGCAAGAAGCGATCAGCGCCCAGAAAGTTTCTTTCACTTATCCAACGGCTTCAAGCCCAGCTCTAGAAAATATTTCCTTTGTTCTGGATCATGGACAGATGTTGGGAATTATCGGTGGTACAGGATCTGGGAAATCCACCCTGGTTCAGTTATTGAGTCATTTGTATGCCGTTAGTCAGGGGAAATTAGCCCTCTATCATCAAGGTCACTCTCCTAGAACTCTCAAGGAGTGGCGGGAGTGGGTGGCTGTTGTCCCACAGAAGGCAGAGCTCTTTAGAGGGACTATCCGCTCGAATCTCTTACTAGGGATGGAAGAAAATCTATCGGATGATGATTTGTGGTGGGCACTAGAAACAGCTCAGGCGGCTGATTTTGTCCGTGAAAAAGAAGGACAACTGGATGAGCCAGTGGAAGCCTTTGGCCGAAATTTCTCAGGAGGCCAACGTCAACGGTTGACCATTGCGCGTGCCCTTTTGAAGAAGGCTTCTTTCTTGATTTTGGATGATTCGACCTCCGCCTTGGATTATTTGACGGAAGCACGTCTCTTAAAATCGATAAAAGAAGAATTGAGTGATACAAGTTTGATCTTAGTATCTCAACGAACCAATAGTCTTAAGTCTGCTGATCAGATTTTGGTCTTGAACAAGGGACATCAAGTAGGACTGGGAAATCATGATTTCCTTTTGTCTACCAATGAGATTTATCAAGAAATTCATTATTCACAACACGGGAGGGAGGAAGCATGA
- a CDS encoding MFS transporter, with product MFKRTYKRNISLLTGLEFTSYFGITSFWILFFIQNGLSLLQIGLLESIFHGTSLLCEIPSGMLADRFSYKTNLYLARLSSIGSSILILFGQGNFWIYAIAMMVNAWSYNFDSGTSTAFLFDSAVAAGQKDRYLQISSFLSGVAEVTRTLGTVVAGFFIHGALAWTYYIAIGLSLLSILLIFLMKEPESKSDERNHLTLKRILEVVKQEWQEKPVLFYWMLTYQLVGTIMCMFYFYYQQKISDLASWQVSLIMLIGSGFNLLAVYLASQIGKKWNSNQVFPILVALTGLVLLLVTFKTPFAYLSVYLLTNALYAVYQPIYYNDLQAYLPSSVRATMLSINSMMFSLSMIVIFPLTGWFIDSCGFVAVFLVLGLITFLSFPLLLIGLGKMGKILNKGTKTE from the coding sequence ATGTTTAAAAGAACTTACAAACGCAATATTTCACTCCTAACAGGTTTGGAATTTACATCTTATTTTGGAATCACCAGTTTTTGGATTTTATTTTTTATTCAGAATGGTCTTTCTTTACTTCAAATTGGTCTATTAGAGAGTATCTTTCATGGGACGAGCCTTTTATGTGAGATTCCATCTGGTATGTTGGCCGATCGATTTAGCTACAAGACTAATCTCTATTTGGCTCGCTTGTCCAGTATTGGATCCTCGATCTTGATTTTATTTGGTCAGGGGAATTTTTGGATCTATGCCATTGCTATGATGGTCAATGCTTGGTCTTATAATTTTGACTCGGGGACCAGTACAGCTTTCTTATTTGATTCAGCTGTGGCAGCAGGTCAAAAAGACCGTTATCTTCAGATTTCTAGCTTCTTGTCTGGTGTGGCCGAAGTCACCCGAACGTTAGGTACAGTCGTGGCAGGCTTCTTTATTCACGGAGCATTGGCTTGGACCTATTATATTGCTATTGGGCTTTCCTTGCTTTCCATTCTTTTGATCTTTCTGATGAAAGAACCAGAGAGCAAGAGTGATGAAAGAAATCATTTGACCTTAAAGCGGATATTGGAGGTAGTGAAACAAGAATGGCAGGAAAAACCAGTCTTGTTTTACTGGATGCTCACTTATCAGTTGGTAGGGACCATCATGTGTATGTTTTATTTTTACTACCAACAGAAAATTAGTGACTTAGCTAGTTGGCAAGTTTCGCTCATCATGTTAATTGGTAGTGGATTCAATCTCCTAGCGGTTTATTTGGCCAGTCAAATCGGAAAAAAATGGAATAGTAATCAAGTCTTTCCGATTCTAGTTGCACTGACAGGTTTGGTCTTGCTTTTGGTAACATTCAAGACTCCATTTGCCTATCTGAGTGTCTATCTCTTGACCAATGCCCTTTATGCCGTTTACCAACCCATCTACTACAATGATTTACAAGCTTATCTACCTTCCAGTGTGCGAGCAACCATGCTGAGTATCAATTCGATGATGTTTAGTCTATCTATGATTGTCATTTTCCCACTGACTGGTTGGTTCATTGATAGCTGTGGCTTTGTAGCTGTGTTTCTTGTGCTAGGCCTGATAACATTCCTATCTTTCCCTCTCTTACTGATTGGATTAGGGAAAATGGGCAAGATATTAAACAAGGGGACAAAGACGGAATAA
- a CDS encoding DUF1003 domain-containing protein — MLKIDIIDGKEYEDGQGALIADLDHSIQQMLKTSYPESQMDDFITYKNLSQYCMDYLGQIIDRANDKNEAIKQQVTAVMPESERPFNVEDRLTASYTFGQRVADSVARFGGSWTFIISFILMMAIWMLINVLHPFGLNFDPYPFILLNLALSTIAAIQAPLIMMSQNRAADYDRLQARNDFNVNMESEREIRLLHTKIDHMVQQDQTDLLEIQKLQTELLVSLSNQLAQLRQEMNQEKMKEVEKM, encoded by the coding sequence ATGCTGAAAATAGACATCATCGATGGGAAAGAATACGAGGATGGTCAGGGGGCTTTGATCGCAGATCTAGACCATAGTATTCAACAGATGCTCAAGACTTCCTATCCTGAAAGTCAAATGGATGATTTTATCACGTATAAAAATTTGAGCCAATATTGTATGGATTATCTAGGTCAGATTATTGATCGTGCCAATGATAAAAACGAAGCCATTAAACAGCAGGTAACAGCTGTCATGCCTGAAAGCGAGCGTCCCTTTAACGTTGAAGACCGCTTGACAGCCAGCTATACCTTCGGTCAGCGGGTGGCGGATTCGGTTGCACGCTTTGGTGGTTCATGGACTTTTATCATTAGTTTTATCCTGATGATGGCTATTTGGATGCTGATCAATGTCCTGCATCCTTTTGGCTTGAATTTTGATCCTTATCCGTTCATCTTGCTCAATCTTGCGCTTTCTACTATTGCGGCGATTCAAGCTCCTTTGATCATGATGAGCCAAAACAGGGCAGCAGATTATGATCGCCTGCAAGCGCGAAATGACTTTAACGTCAATATGGAGTCGGAAAGAGAAATTCGCTTACTGCATACGAAGATTGATCATATGGTTCAGCAAGACCAGACGGATTTACTGGAAATTCAAAAGTTGCAAACCGAATTGTTGGTGTCCTTGTCTAATCAATTGGCCCAGCTGCGTCAAGAAATGAATCAAGAAAAAATGAAGGAGGTGGAGAAGATGTAG